The Schistocerca gregaria isolate iqSchGreg1 chromosome 2, iqSchGreg1.2, whole genome shotgun sequence genome contains the following window.
AACTCTTCTagttataaaaaaggagaaaaaaaaggatTATCTGAAGAATAACTACCACTGCGTTGAATCTCTTGTGAGAACGTGCCTCAAACAAACTCATCATCACTGTATACAACATTATCATTACAGGCCAGACAGCAATTATAAAATGTCCATTAATTTGACATGGCTCGCATAGCAGGGTTTGGGTCTCCTGAAAGAGTGCAGTATAATAATGTATTACTTGTGCTTAAGATTGGTCCATTCCATGTCACATTAAAGTATGCTATGTGAGAAAAAGTGAGCCTCTAAATATGTGGACACGCGTTAAGTTTATGTAGTGCTAATATCTTGCACCTACATATGAATGGGCAGTAGAGTATTCTCATATACATCATGAAAGGCTAGTTCGGAAATTTTTGGAAAAACCAACCTCGAATAATTTGGAATGTCATGGTTGAAGAATTtcttactgaagtttaaacagcAAACACATAGTTCTTCTTTAgactttcaaaaatatttcagtttaccAAGTTTGAAATGGATGGCTGTGTATTACTCAGAGCTGCACATTGCCTAGAGAGCCTTCAAGAATATTTCGACTGTAAAGGAAATGCATCTGTTCGTTATTTCCTTAATGATTGGCAgtcaattttctttcctatttaaTCTTTTATACTTAATGTACTAGCATCCACATAGCCATTCTGCCCCGTATGGTCATATCGGTATGATTCAGTTTAGTGACTTCTAGTTTATTGGTGATGGTACCCTAAAACAATACTGAGGAGAGTCATCTACTCATATTGATTACTATTTATATCTTGATAAATAGAGCTTAATTTCTCATTAGCAACATGTTCCTTGTAAATGGTTGCACCACGTAAGAGCAGTCAAAAAGAGGTTCGTTCCCATCCATTCTGTCATTGCTACTGCTGAAGTTACACTGAGTTGCGGTTACTATTCGTTCTGGGAGATACGCTACGATCTACGGAAATACCAGATAAATATTTTAATTAGAAGGCAACatattaattaaataaaagaagACTCATGGAATTGAAGATTCACACTATCGAACTAATCATATATGTGTAGCATTTCCCATAGTAAAAAGAGGAAAAAGTATTGAACTGAAGGAGGAGAAAATAGATTTCAAAGAAATCATCTCAGGTCTCATGTTGTATTACAGAACATCAAAGCCTGAATATCGTTCAAAGGTTGTATATCAGTACAATGTGAAGAGGGCTTTTTATAAATGGCAAGAGTGTTTCCTGAAGATAAATTTGCTCATATCCATTCGTGAAGTGCACGTAGTCGGTAACACCAACTCCTTAGGCAACGTACAGCATCTTCTGGAACTGCAAATCATGTGGTAAAGAATTTCATGAGGTATGATCTGATAGTAACTCTTGTAAGAATTTTTACATATTGGTAGCATATTTTAGGAGTACCTATTGCATATACAGAACACAGTAAATAAAACGTTAATGGAGCTTTTTCATTGCTGGTTTAATCACAATTGATTTTTATGACACATAAGAACACTTCCATCAATTAACGCAGTTAAGGTCAACTATAAAAGTAAAAGCTGAAATCCTTTAACGTTTCCAGGTGCGATAATCTTGCATCACTAGAAAACACCAGGCTAGAAAAGGCCAGGCGGCCCTGGTGGTCCAGTAGGTTGAGGACCTCCAGTAGGCTGAGGTTCACCAGTTGGTTGTGGCCCTCCAGTTGGTTGGGGCTCTCCAGTTGGTTCAGGACCTCCAGTTGGTGGACCTGGTGGTCCAGTTGGTTCAGGACCTCCGGTTGGTTGACCAGTTGGATCAGGACCTTCGGTTGGTGGCCCTGGTGGACCAGTTGGTTGTGGCCCTTCAGTTGGTCCAGGAGGGCCAGGTGGAGTCTCTTGGCTGCGGCATGCTGATACCTGTAGTAGAATGTCATATTGTAAAGCACAtcatatatgaagatggaaattaagtGGTATTCCTTCTGAATGAAGATTAAGATTCTGCTAATGTAGTTTTGAAACAAAGACAATGAATCACAGAAATCATGAATTGGGACTGTTAGGACTGTATCATCAGATGCATCTTGTTACACTTACACAAATTAGAAATCAGTCTTACTGTTTTATTACAGAAACTGAGTGAATGAACATGTTCAACGATTATTGATGATTACTTCAAGTAATCATAAAGAAATGTATGCACTGATGTCAATTTGGGTTGGTTCCATGCCATTATTTGTGTTTGACGAGAAACACGTCACTGAGTGTGAACAAGGGCGTTTAAAAGAgcttcgagaagctggatgttgcttaaGTGATATTGCATAAAGACTTGACAGGGGTGTGGACATTGCACATGATTTCTTGCAGCGATGGTCGCGAGAATGTACAGTAGCAAGAAGATTGGTTTCCAAGGAGCCGTATGGTACTACCGCTAGAGAAGACCATCGTGCTCGATGTCTAGCtcaggcacatcgtactgcatcggcagcagcaatgtgagcagaagTTGCCACCACAATGATGAAAGGAACTGTTATAAATTGGTTAATTCAAGGTCGGGTCAGCGGCAGACCCTCTGTAGCGTCCACTCgactgaccctaaaccaccgccatttgcgacgtcaGTGTTGTAAAGCGAGAGCCCGCAAGGGGACAAGGCAAAAGTTTGTTGTGATCTGTGATGAAAGCTGGCttcgcctcagtgccagtgatggctgtgttttgGAGACCATCCGAGTGCCTGCAACCTATCTATTGGCGGGCTAGACACACGGGACCTACGACTGGATTTATGGTCTTGTATGGAGTGGCACTTTGTATGGCAGCACCAGCAGTCTCGTGGTCCTCCCACACACCCTGATTGGAAGTATGCACATCaggttggtgattcgacctgcagtGCTCCCATCCATAAACAGCTTTTACCAAAAGGATAACGCTGTCCACATATTGCTGTTGTAACCCACTACTCTCTACAGTGTCCACATGTGCCTTGGGACATCATCGGTTGGAAACTCTGGCGccttccacaaacagcattatccgtccttgtattgacctaccaagtgcaacaGGGGTGCAAccccatcccagaaactgacatctgtCATTTGTACAAGACAATGCATTCgtgtttgcttgcttgcattcaacaatctgACCGTTACATCGTTTATTGATGTCCCAACATTTGATATTTGAAATACCTTATCTGGCATTTACGTTAACGTGTGCTATTGCAATGTTAATGATTTAACTATGTTACCTCGGCAAATCTATTCCTGAAATTCATTACTCGACATTATTTAGTTCTTGGTGATGCGGTTTTCCCCGTCAGTATATAAGATTTGATTTCCCTTGCTGTCTACTGTCAGAGTGGAATAAATAAGCAAGCGAACTACTCATGGTAACGAGCTTCTAGTATATTAAATAATGCTGTTGCGTAACATGTGCTACATTGTTGTTCAATAACTCTATAGCAATATTTTAGGGTTTTGATTCATGATGAATCCAATTTTTATATTCGCGACTAATCGCTGTTTGTTGAATTCTCATATTTAGCTGTGTATCGTCAGAGTTGCACTACTTTGATTATTACCACAACCTGAGTGAAGAATAAGGATTGACCCAATAATATCACTTCAAATAGGGTCTTGTAAAGGGTTTACTTATGTTGTACTTGCAGAACTAGAGAAATTTCCACCTCTCTGATGGAGTGACAAACGGCGACAGACGTATGCTGCAAACAGATGATAACAAATATCCTGTAATCTTTAATAAAAGATGTAGATACGCAGGTACAAGACCATTAGAAGCATTAGAAATGGAGTACCAGCTATACTCGAGGAAGAAAATCTGATGGCATTTTTCTACATTCACCGACCATACAGAAAGCTCTGAGTCTGATTATATTGCTGGCGTATAAGCGAATCAGCGCAGTAACACCAGTGGCAACCCGAACAACTAAAAAACATAGACATACATTCGAGGAGTCAGTTTAAGCAGGTAAGTAGGCGGTGTCAAGTGAATAGTCGACATGCGGCCGTACGGTGTAATCACTGTTGTGTcagaaatcgcaatggagcaacatctctatgtGTTTAAGGCATTCTTCAGAATGTCCTGAAGAGAAGGAAAGTGAGTACATGGTTTGTCCCATACGTCTTGACTCATGAACGAAAGCAACGGTGTCTGGGCACCTGCCGTGACTAGCTTAAAACGAAACTCGTGGACGGTTATCTTGTCCGACaaatcatcactggtgatgagatTGCGTGTAATGAAATCGTAGCCACTGcagaacgacaaagtgcagaaatttacGTGAAGTGTTAACGCTTTGACGATATAACCAACTTCCAAACCAATGGGACACACCAGTTGAACAATATGTCAAAGATAAATCTCGCTGACAGTTACTCATGAGTGTGTGGATGTTCCGTGCCTTGTAATCAAGTGGTTGAGGGGTACGTTGGATGCTTTAAGCATTAAACCCACCATCTTAATTCTTCTGTACTTTGTACGAATATAATCTAGAAACTTATTGGAATGATGTTTTACGATTTTTGAAATCCACCAGTCACAACGTGTTGATGCTCAGACATGGATTTCGGCTGTTACCCTCGCATATATTGATCCAGTAAGAAGGAGGATGCAGATTATTTACTGATATTATGCATGTATAGTTCAAAACCGATACACACTAAGTTGATGAATTTGGTACAATCTCACAACTGTCTTTATTTGCACGTCTGGAACTAATATGAAGTCGCTTAAAGAACCGACAAAAATTTTCAAACACTATCCAAACCTTAGATTCGAGAATGGCTTGCTACAGGTGGAAAATTGTGGTACTTTTGAAGCATTCAGTGTTTGTAAGTGGATGTGGAAGTAAGTACGAGTAAAGATACGTAGAGCACATATTTAGATAAGGTCTCAGTCCTTACTACTCACCACAAGACACAGGAGAAGAGCTGCCACTGTTGCCCTCATGGTGATGGAAGTGCTGAGGTGAGCATCTGCTGCAGAGCTTTTATAAGGCTCGCCACTGCGTGATGTGGAGTACTCGTGATTCCGTGACTCTTTAACAAAGGGACTGTACAGAGACTGCAGTCCAAATGCGACGGTGGAGAATCTGGTTGTATCACAAGGTCACAGAAGACAGCTGCGACGAACTGAATATCTCATTGTCTCTCACTTTTTCATCGACACCCGCTTGTTACTACATTTCTGCCTTAAAGAAATAATGAACCAACAAGTCACGACATAGCTATCTGCGGAGACTTCAGGAAACTTCGTCCAAAAAGAAAATAGTAATGTGATAGCGGAGGTGACATACAACAATATCTTACAAATGTGATTTCATGAAGTATGTGTATGCTCCGGTACCGTGCTATCAACCATTTAAATGTCTAATATAGCTGTAGCTGCCTTGTAGAAGCATATATTTGAAGTAAGTCATCACTGCAGTTTTTAGGGTAGGCATCCTGAAACTGTTAAGGAATGTAAGGTAGCAATGGTTCAGGACCGGACACTCCTTCGGAAAGAGTGTGGTTAAAATCCCTGGCCAGGCATACGGACATATGTCCTCCATGTTTGCCATAATGATTAGTGCTGATGTGATTCCTGTGGTAAGGACACTCCACAATTTCTACCCCAAGTTTATCCTTTCCAAGCTCGTGGTCAGGCTGTAACACATTCGTTGTCGTGACGTTTACTTCGAGTCATTCGTTCCTTCTAATCCGTATTCCACAACTATAACTCTGGAAATTTGTTTTGTGGTGCACAGCAAATGGCATAACGAATCTCTCTTCACGCATTAGAGCGTGAGAAAAGTTCTTCTTTTCCTTCAGTTCGGCCCTCGTGAAGTGCGGTTTCTACCCCAGAACCTCTTCATCCTTCTCTTCCGCCCTTCTTTCGAGATCTTCCGTACCATTTATTCCGCTACATTGGTGTCTCTCTGTCGTATTCATGCCCTTCTCTGTCATCGATCTCTGGTACATTGCAAAATATATGTGGATTTGCCTTCTCAGTTTTTCATACGAAGACTCGTGCCAGAGTATGCTTTAGGCGAATATTTCGAAATCAAGTATTGGACTGTAAATCATACTAAGGAGAAGATACTCAGCAAACCGAGAGGCCGAAAGGATCTTCAAGGAAATTAAAATCAAagacggtaacattaagaatgcagtcGTAATATCACTGTTAAGCAAGAGTCTACAATTGGGAGAATTACCGTACAGCTAATGCATCAATGCTACTGACAAGATTAATAAGTAATAGAAAAGGAAATGAGGATATGTTATACGACGAtcggtttgggtttaggaaaggcaaaTAAACCTGAGAGGCATTCTGATGTTGCAGCTAATGATGGTAGCAAGGCTGaaggaaaatcaaaacacgttcacaggatctgttgACCTGAGAAAAGCGTTAAACATTGTAACatggtacaaaatgttcaaaattctgagaaaaatatgagtgAACTATTGGAAAGgaggggtaatatacagtatgtacaaaaactatgagggaacaataagactggaagaccaagaaagaagtacaCATATTCctataaaatgggtgtaagacaggatgtagtcattcgcccctacttttcgatctgtacagcgaagaagaaatgacggaaataaaaggtaggcccaagagcgggattaaaactcaaggtgaaggtATAACAATGATAAGATGCGCTGATACCATTactgtcttcagtgaaagtgaaaaagtattACAGGATGTGTTAAAAGGAATCAATAGTATTATAGCGAGCTGTAgatggtaagaactgtagaggaagacaggaagTCAGAGACTGGCATACACCAAGAAAATAACTGTggccgtaggttgcaagtgctagtctgagatggagAGCTTCACACattagaggaatttgtggtggggccACATCAAAGCAGTGAGAACTCTGATGAAGTGCATCTGAGTAACTCTTATTTTCCTTCTAACATGGTAATCGGCCGTTTCCAGACATTGATTCCTATGTAAAACGAGATCTGCTAAGTCCCTTCTAAAAGCTCTTGAAGTGTGTAAtatgacttgtgaaacacccttAGGTAGCATTACTTATAGTGTTACACTACCGTAACTTTCGTGTAGTTAGCTCATTCTTCCATTTCATAACTTATCCCCGCGGCTGAATTGCTAGTCGATCTAAATTACTCAcaattaataataaataggaatctAGATGGCTTATATAAAAGGAGATCATGGTTACATGACGCATACCTTAAGTTTTAGGGCCgcccgctgtggcggagcggttttaggcgtttcagtctggaaccgcgcaaccgttacggtcgcaggtttgaatcctgcctcgggcatggatgtgtgt
Protein-coding sequences here:
- the LOC126336541 gene encoding proline-rich protein 2-like isoform X3, which encodes MRATVAALLLCLVVSACRSQETPPGPPGPTEGPQPTGPPGPPTEGPDPTGQPTGGPEPTGPPGPPTGGPEPTGEPQPTGGPQPTGEPQPTGGPQPTGPPGPPGLF
- the LOC126336541 gene encoding proline-rich protein 2-like isoform X2; its protein translation is MRATVAALLLCLVVSACRSQETPPGPPGPTEGPQPTGPPGPPTEGPDPTGQPTGGPEPTGPPGPPTGGPEPTGEPQPTGGPQPTGEPQPTGGPQPTGPPGPPGLF